Below is a genomic region from Pirellulales bacterium.
ATTTTGGATTGCCTGAACCCTGAACCCTGAACCCTGAACGCTGAACCCCGAACCCTCTTATCCCTCATCTCTCGCGTGAGCACCTGGCTTTACAAGATTGACGATCGGCAACTCGGCCCGGTTTCGTTTAAGGATCTGGCGGACTTGGTGCGCGCAGAGAAAGTGACGGACGGGACGCTGGTTTGCCGCGAAGGCACGACGAACTGGGAGCCAGCCTGGCATGTGCCCCTCCTGTTCCACGCGGCGGGGATCGTCGAGCCGGGCGATTCGCCGGCGACGTCAGTTGTCGGTAGTCCGTTGTCAGTTGCAAGTGACGAGGGTCCCCCGGCAATCGAAAGAATCCAAAATCCAAAATCGAAAATCCAAGATTTGATCCGCGGGGCCATTGCGGCGGCAGTCGGATTGCTGGCGGTGGGGTTCTTCGATCACTGGGCAAACCAGGCGGCGATGGCTTTTCCGATGCCGCCGACCGTCGTTGATGGGGAACTGATCGACTGCTATTTCCCGGTCGTCGGCCGCTGCACGATGTTTGAGTGCGCGCTGCTGTATCTCGATGTGTTCGCGGTGGCGGCAGTGGCGACGTGGAATGCGGTGGGCCGGAGAAGTGGTTAGTGGGTAGTGGTTAGTGGTTAGTGGTTAGTGGGTAGTGGGTAGTGGTTAGTGGGTAGTGGTTAGTGGCTAGACGGCGAAATCGCTAATCGCTAATCGCGAAGGCTCGATGAATGTCCTGAACCCTGAACCCCGAACCCCGAACCCCGAACCCTGAACCCTGAACCCTGAACCCTGAACCCTGAACCCTTTTGTGTGCCTTGTGGTTTCCCGCTTCCGTAGCTCTTGGGTATCGCTGGCCGGCATCTTGGCACTGGCGGCGATCGTGCGCTGCGAGCACCTGGGCGAGCTGAGCTACAACTTTGACGAAGCGTTCTGCTGGAAGATGATCAGCTTTCCGCCCGCCGAGATTTGGGGCCGCACCGCGCTGGATAATCACCCACCGCTGTACTTCTACATGCTGTGGGGCTGGTCCCGCGTGGTCGGTGATTCGCCTCAGGCGCTCCGCTCGCTGAGCGTCGTTTTCGGTCTGGCGGCGGTCGCGGGAGCGTATTTGTTGGTGCGGAGGATTGCATCGCACGCCACGCCACAGCGGGACGGAACGCCACAGGGGGACGGAACGCCACAGGGGGACGGAACGCCACGGAGTGCGTTCCCTACAGAGCGGGTGCTACGGGCGCCGAGTGAGTTGCCGGCGCTGGCGGCGGCGGCGCTGGTGGCCCTCAGCCCAATGCAGGTCGATTGGAGCCAGCAAGTGCGGATGTATGTGCTGGGCGCGGCGCTGTCGACTATTTCTTGTTGGCTGCTGTTGAGGGCCTTGCAGGCAAGCCGGCCGCGCTGGCGAGATTTTTTATGGTACGCGCTGGCCGCCGCCGCGTTGGCTTACACGCACTATTTCGGACTGTTTGTGCTGGCGGGGCAGTTTCTGTACGCGGCGGGATGGCTGATGCTGCGTGCGGACGCGCTTGGCGGCGCGGACAGCCCTCACCCCGGCCCTCTCCCGGAGGCAGAGGGAGCCATGTCGCACGTCTCCCCGTCGCCCGCTGTTCCTCCCTCTCCGTCCGCGGTTCGAGGCCAGCCGCGCCCCGAAAAGCGATACGCGCTGATCGCCTTTGGGCTGGTCGCGCTCTTCTGCCTTCCCTGGGCCCCCAACTTTTCGCGGCACCGCCAGCAGGTGTCGGAGCTTTTTCATACCAAGCCCTTCACTTGGGAGGAAGTGGCCAAGGCGTGTTATCAGACGCTGGCCGTGCGCTGGGAAGACGATCCGCCGAGCGCCGCGGTCGCGTGGGGCGCGGCAGCCGCTTGCATGCTGCCCGCGGCGGCGATGCTCCTGTGGGGCCGCGGAGGGTTACGATTGATCGGGCTGTGCCTGCTGCTGACGTTCGACGGCGCGATTTGCGCCTCGATCGCCGACCGGAATATCATTCAGTCGCGGTACTTGGTGTTCGCCAACGCGCTGCTCCTGTGCGGGCTGCCGGCACTGGCGAGCCAAATGTCCGGCAACCAGACTAACCCGAAGCGCGAGCGAGGAACCGCGACGC
It encodes:
- a CDS encoding DUF4339 domain-containing protein, with protein sequence MSTWLYKIDDRQLGPVSFKDLADLVRAEKVTDGTLVCREGTTNWEPAWHVPLLFHAAGIVEPGDSPATSVVGSPLSVASDEGPPAIERIQNPKSKIQDLIRGAIAAAVGLLAVGFFDHWANQAAMAFPMPPTVVDGELIDCYFPVVGRCTMFECALLYLDVFAVAAVATWNAVGRRSG
- a CDS encoding glycosyltransferase family 39 protein, with the protein product MCLVVSRFRSSWVSLAGILALAAIVRCEHLGELSYNFDEAFCWKMISFPPAEIWGRTALDNHPPLYFYMLWGWSRVVGDSPQALRSLSVVFGLAAVAGAYLLVRRIASHATPQRDGTPQGDGTPQGDGTPRSAFPTERVLRAPSELPALAAAALVALSPMQVDWSQQVRMYVLGAALSTISCWLLLRALQASRPRWRDFLWYALAAAALAYTHYFGLFVLAGQFLYAAGWLMLRADALGGADSPHPGPLPEAEGAMSHVSPSPAVPPSPSAVRGQPRPEKRYALIAFGLVALFCLPWAPNFSRHRQQVSELFHTKPFTWEEVAKACYQTLAVRWEDDPPSAAVAWGAAAACMLPAAAMLLWGRGGLRLIGLCLLLTFDGAICASIADRNIIQSRYLVFANALLLCGLPALASQMSGNQTNPKRERGTATRAPRWRFGLVLGRLATGALVGGMAWLCLAHAERREGFARRPGMMAAMEYLAEARRPDEPVLVCNPLLQVTAAACNPKSKIENPKSNGRAGKPILPVHVLSKGAAFPYFQGTAVMRDEEYLSPEALAALGARRVWAIDAVDWIAPGMEGGLAPTVGRRGRCGFPRVGNGRQLPDRRAMLREEDEG